CAGGAGCTGTTGAAGCAGACACAGACACAACTGGAGAAATGTCAAACGGTCAACACCAAGTTGTTGATGGAGAAGAGTGTCAGGGAGAAGAGAGAAGCCAGACAACTCGGTGTGGAGAACACCTTACGACTTGGACACTTCACCACACAATTGTACGTGTATAGTGTTATAACATAGTAATGTAATTGGGTAATGGATTATATGGTGGACTTTGACAAGTGTGTTCTTTACTTCTGACCAAACATTCATGTGGTGTTGTGCAAATTTTTACTAGATAAGAAATGGATTAAGTTTTTGTGGCCTTGATGGAAGTAAAGTCTGTGATTAGTTTCTCATAAGCACCACTTTGTGCcttcggcgcttataagctTCTGGTCTATGGTATTGTGGTATGTATTATTTAGTTGGAGAGAAATATTGTATCACTGTATACAGTTATAAGACTATGTCACATTTACTCATGGATGTAGTTGGTCAATATTTTATATGGAAACTATATCACATGATCCCTCAGAAAGAGATATATTTAGTAGTCATATAATCTAATGAAACAGTCAAGTGTAGTTCAGGGTCACTAAACAAGCTGTGAACATAAGATGAAATTTATATTACCTAAATAGTGTGTTTTTTGTGCTGCAAATTACATGTATTTATATTGTAGGTATTTGGTTAAGAGTTTTTCTGTCCTTACATTTTAAACATTGTCATTGGTACAGAAAAGGAGCTCAGTTTGCTGAGTCATGGCAAGATGGAAGTGCATTCGCTGAGTTGCTACGGAAGCAAGAAGAGGTAACGTCACAGCGTGAGGAGTTAGAAAAAGAGCGCAAGTTTTTGATGAAGCGTAAACCAGGAGCAACTGGTGGAAAATCTGTCCGTCACAATGTCCCACATGACCTTGACATAACAGGCTCAGCAAGATCACCACAAGCTCCACTGACACATGAAGAATATCAAGAGAGAGAAGAAGTGTTGAAGTTGAGGGCTGGTGCTCTAAAGAAGGTAAATATAGTAAATCAGGGAAAAGATTGCTATCAAAAATTTTTGATCAGTGGCTATATCAGCAAAAATACACAAAGCAATCCACCAATTGATAGATGTCACCCACTAGGCAATTAGGTTGGGACATAATACTAGATTACTGATCTTTCCTTTGAACTTGGACTGTGCTTGAGCACTTACATCAATGTCATTGTTcgttttgatttttttttagaAAGACGTTGAATTATCCATGGAAATGGAGAAGCTGGAACGTGAACGCAATCTCCACATCCGTGAGCTGAAGCGTATTCAAGCTGAGGACAAGTCTCGGTAAGTTACACTCGCCTTATTGCTTTCCACACTAGAGTCACACCCCGCTTTTATAGGTTCAATGATAACATCAAGCTTCATGAGCGATATTTATTGTTGGATTTGATTGGCAAAGGAGGCTTTAGTGAAGTCTACCAAGCTTTTGACATCAAAGAACAAAGATATGTTGCTTGTAAGATCCATCAGCTAAGCACAGAATGGAAAGAAGACAAGAAAGCTAATTACATTAAGTGAGCTCCGCCCACTTTTGTACTTAACCTTATTTTCCTAATAAGGCATGCACTGAGAGAGTACAATATTCACAAGAAATTGGATCATCCACGTATTGTGAAATTATTTGATGTGTTTGAAATAGATGCTAACTCGTAGGTTGGGCTGCTATTGTGATCACATGACCAGCTCTTCCCTCTTACAGGTTCTGCACAGTACTGGAGTATGTCAAAGGACATGATTTAGATTTCTTATTGAAACAACAGAAAATATTTCCAGAGAAAGAGGCAAAAGCTATCGTCATGCAGACATTATCGGCGCTTCGTTACCTTAATGAAATTAAACCTCCAATAATACATTATGACCTCAAACCAGGTGAATTGTGTGTGGCGTATTTTAAAGCATCAAATTAAATTGTGAGATGTTTCTTATAGAGTGTTTTTTTGTTCTGTTGTATTGTAATATCTTCTGCTACCATGAGACACTAATGGTTGTAAAATATATATAGACAGTATCTACAAAtcctttttgttgttgttgttgtttatgCCTGTATTGTGTTAATTTTACCTTCAAAATGGATAGTACCAAGTAGCCATTAACTCAGTGTGTTATTTGATGtatgtttttgtaaataattattttaggaTAAGTATATATAACCAAGAAAATTAGCTTTTTGAAattcatacactacgatagtagggaccacaaaggagtaggcgtggcccacgaaataatatcacccaaaaaacagcctcaattttccctaacgatgatcaggcagtattggttaggtaaaactaagcccaaacaaactttcagattgacccgaaacgctttcaacaagttgctacggaattttaaaaataatttatttaatggaattttctactgactaagtaattaactgactgatgccttcagacaagtgtaacttgataacggctaaggctacgggcttgattttttcactgtttgacgtcacttcagctcgacaggtgcctttggcataccgcagtatgtacaatgcattcttcatggacttaccagtgtcctcctttgtgtcccattcatctttgctgacagtgaaaagtgttgatttggtgatagcacgtgatgacTTCTCTTCGTAACAGAAaccgtccgtatttgtcatagtggctattttgatatcagaggtgcttttcaaacagttcttgattcatactgctgtgtaatgggttgaacatagccaacgatgaagcgtaatggatacttcacttttcagacaataattgatataactggggtgcgtggcgccatttctttctttcggtatacgtggattgcagaggtgcttttcaaacagttctatgcataatgggttgaacatagctgacaacaaagcgtaatggatacttcacttttcagacaataattggggcacgcggcgccatttcagatgcggtatgcatgggttcaccagtcatcattattatttacaaaaaaaaaagttaacaaacaagtacacagaaaaatttggaaattattttgcacagtagggatataacacttcttatagttttactatGAATTAATATcctgcactactccagcttgtttcattactttttatcgatgtgttatggtccctactctagttgaaatttccaaatttttctgtgtacttgtaatttgtCTAAGTACTAGGTAATATACACTCATTTGTGACTACTGTTAACACACCCTGCAGGTAATATACTATTAGGGTCTGGAATATACAGTTATGATGTGAAGATCACGGACTTTGGGCTCAGCAAAGTTGTGGAACATGAGTCCCCAGAGATGGAGCTGACATCACAAGGAGCTGGAACATACTGGTAatagccacacccactgatcTTACTTATCTCATTCACTTATTTGTTCCGCAGGTATCTCCCTCCAGaatgctttgttgttggctcaGAACCACCAATGATATCATCTAAGGTAAGATGGAAAACAATGTTGCAAAAGGGGTGTGTGTCTGGTAAACCTTGGACCACAAGATCTTATAGGGCAgttaaacactctaatacaacactcagCTATTAAATTACATATTATAAGAGACATAAGAAACTGAAATCTGTAATATTAAATGCAAGTTTCTGAATGATTTAGCTTCCTGAAATTGCTATACCTCAAGTTGTATTGTAAGCACCTATAATAACGCAGTGGCACAAACTTGTTTCTAAATGATGCACAACCTCTAAAGCTCTTAAACTTCTGGTTGTTTTATTCACTGAGAATATTTTAAAGCAAGTATTCATTTAAGTTGTAAATCCATACACAGCCAGTTCAACAAGTGATCCAAGATGGCTTAGGGTCTTCTACCACAAATATTCAGCTTCTTCTCCATTTGTCCCAGTGTGTATTTTATTGTGTTATAATACAGGTTGATGTGTGGTCTGTTGGAATTATCTTTTATCAGTGTCTATATGGCAAGAAAGTGAGCGTGACTTATATTAGAGTACACACATTATGAGGTGTTCGTCCTTGTAGCCATTTGGACATAACATGTCACAAGCCTCTATCTTGCAACAGAATACAATCCTTAGGGCCACTGAGGTCGATTTCCCTCCTAAACCAACTGTCTCTCTTGAAGCCAAACAATTCATCCGACGATGTCTAGTGTATCGAAAAGAAGATCGTGTAGATGTCTTGACGCTGTGTGACGATCCTTACATTAAGCCACGCAAAGCAACCAACGATAAAACAACTTGACATATCACAAGCAGTCATCTTCATCCATTATGTAGTACATGTGGTATAGCTTAAGTCTTTCTTTTGGGAGACCATTCTATATATAACACATACCATGTATGGAAACtatttacaaattaaattatgtGTACATTTTTAGCATCAAAATGTAAACTCATTAGAATGCAATATGGATTAGTTCAGTAGTTGGCAAAGTGGTCAAATGGCCTCCAGCAATTAGTAGCTGACTTTAAATTGGTCAGCTAGTTGAACTATCAATGTGGTATTACACAGAAAATCTTATAAACAACTGCTGTTGTCAGTTGTGATAAAAATGGCTTGCTTTGTTACACACAGACAGTGCTAAGAcctggtacagtggaacctcagttatccagattctcagttaactgaagtgactgttctattagggtagtttaataatactgatattttttaaaatgttctttatgctgTTTTAAGGTTTTTTTATAGTTTCAAAGACATGAACTTTTCCACCCTTGGtaccaaggggtttggataactgaggttccactgtatacaaggaagtagtgttccaccgataatcggatcggtatcgtatcggagccgatattgggcttttcgtatcgatcggtatcggttattcaggtattccgataccgattaatagccactcgcgccaatcgtcataaccataactatcatcataaatcctatgctagcaaaacatgaggtataacaagttggaaatagtgttgagtattattctagcataaaaggtacaggaattgctttgctaaacatcaagcaactgctacttactatgtttgcatgaaaaagatcgaaatactctaatagaacagtcactgcacaataatatattctactagaacagtcacacatagccagcttgagatgattgtaaattgtatagcaattatcggtatcggaatctgtatcggtgaaaatttgcttctaggtatcggtatcggatcggtagttatttttctgtatcggtggaaccctacAAGGAAGCCCGAAAAGTTTTTCCATTGTACTTCATAAGATGTGAAATACGAGTAATTGAAACTAGTACATAATCCCTTTGATGGTGTTTCTGCACAAACAATTGTCCACTTGGAGTTTTACAAGAACTAAGCTAGTGGAATGTAATTATTGGATCACAGTTGATTTCTCATACTAAAACCTGCAGCCAGTACACAATACAGTACAAGATTTAGGGTttaataattacaaataatttAATGCAATATATTATGGACAGAATTTTTATACATAAGATCATGTATTCTTATGGATTAGTATGCAAATGTGTTACGGATTAGTTTCCGGACAGTGTTTCCCATAGTTTCAGTGGTCAGTTCATGGCTGATATTATGAAGGTATGGCTGAACATCAGTGAAGTGAGTGTTGAATACATTAGTGAGATCTTCTTGTATTGGATTCTTCGGAAGGTAGTCTGGTCTGTTGACTGTCCAACAAATATACTGAACCTGTGAGGGGTACAATCACTCTGTATAATAATGCAATCTCCGAATATTGCACTACAGTGGAACCCTCACGTTTAATGATATGGTTTCCACTAACTGGTTAACAAGTCCCATGCGTGTTTAATTAGAGTGGACATCCTCTGACTTCTTTAATAGAGAACTTACCCACCCACCTTACTGCATTCAAATGAATCAGTTTATTTAATGTCTTAAAAAAATTTGTTTCCAAGGCAGATCCTGGATTTAAAAGACACAATTATTGCCTCAGGAACAAAAATGGTCATGAGATCAAAAACACTAGAAATGTTTAGTAGTACAAGCTTTGTCAACTACATATTCATTTAGCTTGCACTCACAAAAGGCAGAGGATTAGACATGCTAACTATTGTCAACATCCGGCAAGGACAAGACCACACCTCATGGTGACCAGCACACAGAGTTGTATTGGTAACTGGTTCAATTAATTTCTTTCTTACTTTCTCTGCCAATTCTTCAGCCAATCTCCTCTGATGTTGCTGCCATTCTATGTGAGGTCATACAATTAATCAGGTGTGTGAGATCTGTTACCTTACCAGCATCTGTTTTGATATGTACAACGTTGAGTTTTAGTCTCCACACCTCCCAGTTGAGGTTGTCAGCAAAAATTATCCACCTTGCTTTACGACGTTCATAGAACTCTAAGGTGATCTGAAAGTACACAAATAGAGGGGTGTGGTTCAGATTGTATGTGTAAACCAGGCCAACCCACCTGGCCAGATACAGGTAATTCAGCTCCGCTTAGTGACTGTGCAAAAGCAACAACATGGCGCTCAACCCATTGCTCTAATCCACGACTGGCACATCTTATCTGTTAAGAATATGCTTGAATATGTTGGGAAACTGGAATGTGgtttgtacatacgtatgtgaaATCAACTGTACTGCAATCCACATCCTCCATTCCAATGGAACCCACTGAGAAAGTGTTGCCATGTTGGTAAGTGAACTAAATAAATACACAGGCACCTAAATTAGAGTGATAAAGCCTGGCATGTGAGCACCATTTCAAACTTCAATGACTCACAACTGTTATTACCACTACACTAGCACCATGCAACTTTTACCTCTTATCAACATTTATTTAATTTTGCAACACAAGCTACAGAGTTCACATATTGTATTCTGGTCCCAAGACATGACCTATTATGTGATGGGGTGCTCACATGCCCTGTTATCACAGGCCCTAGTCACAACAATTATATACACAAGGTGTACCTTGCCAGTTGACCGATGAAACAAGATGGTATGGAATATTGCTGATAAACGATACATTCAGTACTTgtataatatttacaaaatgtCTGTACCTTTTGTGACATCATTGATCTGACTTGGCTCCACCGTCTGTTGATAGGAATTAGGAGATAAGACAAAAACATAAAAATAGGGCTGAGAATAAGACTGACATTTTGGTATTTAAATTAATGAAGTTTTGATACTAGTCACCCCTATTAAAGGACACATGAATTTTGGTATCCATGATGTGATTAATATGCATCCCTTTAAGACGGAGGAATATTTTGTAAAGAGGTGCTCTCAGTTAGGGGTGTACTATTGTTGACGGGGCCCCAACACCAATTAGAACCCAACACAAATCTCTTAGAATCCCAAaacagaatctggaatcttggtcAAGTTTCTGAAACTCTGTTAAACAGAATCTCAACAAATCTGTTTAAAAGTGTGTATATTTCTTGTATAAGAAgttaccgtacgcaaggaaattttgatgtcaaaaaaatttgacgaatcggtttaattcgtcaaatttaaattcgtcaaatgtttataagcgcccttaaggccactccaaataagactgtagtttcccgtcctgagGTTTTCGTTTTTCGGTGCGGGCgggaggcttattatcattattcattattaaagattcgactgctctattagagtgtctcgatcttgaGAGGATTTCAAGGTCATGAAAATGGCTTTTTTGCAAGCTAGCAACTATTAGAACCATTCATTTTaggtttcattgtgctttttagcaacgcaaaataaaaggctccatgagaagtttccagaaagcagcacaggaagtggttttggaaaaataatgacaataatgaccaTTTAGTGCGGGTGCTCAGACATGATGCGGgcggaggacgggaaactacactctcatttggagtggcctaaaagtacaggttttgcctacaatttcttgattttcgtcaacattttattcatcaaatctgctgaagtctgaattcgtcaaatttttttgacgtcaaaatttacTTGCGTACGGTATCTCAGGTGAGGTCTTACTACCAGTTTAGCCTTGTGAGCAGGGTACATGTGTCTCGACACTAACGCAAGCATTTCTGCCCTCCCCAGTGATCTAGTCAGCCTGGTAGCTAGTTAAGTGCATAAAATGTTAATAcatgtgtgtagctagctatgcaaaTGTAAAAGTGGAACGTTAATTTAGAATCTGGAACCTTGATATAGAATTGTAAGCGGTGGTGTGACCTAGATGTTGGCTAAATTTGTCACTGCAGTACTGCCCTATTAAGGTTCTAGACATATGAAAATGAAACTGTGCATTTGCTTACATGCATAAAACCATTTGCTTCAACAGATCATATTTACAAAGATTGGGCGCTTAGCTTAGAATTATGCGCTAATCATCAGAAACTGGTCAAATCGTTCACTTCCCCTTTTACCTACCTCCTGTACAGCAGTGGGGAGCAGTTTGGGTAAGCGTGTATACCTTTGTGTGTTGATAGAACCCTGGTGTGTGCGTTTAAAAAGTATGACGAAAAGTGTTGCGTCATGCTCGACTCGTTTAAGTCTTCTTCTATAGGTTCCCACTGGCCACATCACGAAAATGACTCTTACACTACATTGTATACAAGAGACTAACCATTTCTAACTGGTGGCTTCTCGTATTCATCTCTGCGCTTCAAGTTGTATAGTAATTAATTCTTTCCGCGTTAAATGTGGGGAATTTCCGCAAAcccaatagagcagtttcaaaaccatggtaaccaaaaattacgcaatggaccacacccaaatcgccatgtttttgtaccagactgcttgatgttgcaagttgaattcctcgctaaatccatgccaagacttattaatacgtgagtaaaatagatgccagtgatagaataatatgtgcaggtgagttattaggcattaaaagatacgtactgcctcccaacagggcagtttcgaaggaaagagaaatgcgtaaaaatggatttggccaaattacgacctattcaccgcccaaaggtggttaaaactaggggaaacttacAGTATAGGTCTTTACCCAGCACCAtagcagcgtacagccacatccagctatcccaggattagccagagctcctTAAAGGCACGAGACCGGTAATGAcgtactaccaaactgtgataaaacgccagcaaaagaagactcttagtggtgaattttgctagagttaagttttattgtcgaaatcaaccatcagttaaactttagcggtcttattttgctgtctgctttttcacacgaagtgggaatcccagcacatgagcgattctggctaactcggggatagctcgatgtggctgtacgatgctgtggtgctggataaagacctatactgcaggtttcccctagttttaaccacctttgggcggtgaataggtcgcaatttggccaaatccatctttacgcatttctccttcctacgaaactgccctgttgggaggcagtacggatcttttaatgcgtaataactcacctacatactttattctatcactggcatctcttttacttacgtattaataagtcttggcatgaatttagcgaggagttcaacttgcaacatgaaacagtcaatcagtctggtacaaaaacatggcgatttgggtgtgtccattgcgtaatttttggttaccatggttttgaaactgctctataggGATCAGTTCATGTCAGTTGGAATATaccaaggccggaggagacggtccggttggtcaggcctgagccggaccaataatctggagttgaaccaactagctgaccagctcgaactacattactcgcTCGTTTTATTGTGTCAAATTACCGCAGATTAAGTAGTATATCACATATCCTAAATTCACTAAAGTTAAAATCCATAGTGTACCATCATACAAGGCTTCGTCTCTTGATGTTTTACAAGATTgtcaatcacctagtagagcttCCTATCCCTGTACATTCTACAAGATGTTTACGAGGAAACCAGGATAAATTTATCAAACcatctgctactgttgatgcatacaaatttagtttttacccaagatcaattaccctatggaaccaactaccaatcaatgatattttttccctaaatgattttgatagtattcttcaatcaacactgacacattcaatgaaaaacagtaattaataatctaaagacattgtttttatactcaaatttgtgagttttacaatcataaatatatatatactctcatgcaatctttggacgatcacatctacatgtagctacgtacatttcacagatgttattgaaaatgcatgacacgagtagttacctagtttctcagcctaactaaagcacagaactacacgtatagtacctccaattaccttacagtacagcattgcattcgtatcgttttgtaaataaatgattgtgggttctacgtacagtatcacgtgtgctgatagttggcatttatcacgtgtaaggcaggtgccttctttgattctaaaccagcacacttattagtctggcgccgcccgccccttcgcataaactttttgcgaaggggcgggcggcgccagactacacacttatatcacaattcaatcttcataaaataatcattaggcttgtctctcttggcttcctttactgggcgaagggctggcagtgacaaaccagatgactcattcctcggcaagaagctgcacactcatacattacatggtggccatctggatgagatgttgagtagaaatcactcctcttcaactacccactcgtcctgtcaaGATACCGAGTAAACTCTCAGTCTCCggcacccacatcgcgccattttcgaatgctgattggtctcgtgactgtccaccagtatattttgtgatgatccgttcacttcatacaaaccagtataatagtatacagctgtgtagcattttattgtagctgtgtgaattcactgtatagtaattatatcctagctaaagggggccatgctgcatgggttccctgtgaaatttggggggaaagttgcaatttgctagctagtttactttaaaatttagcatcaattttaaattttaaggcattttcaaacctttaaattgcaaaaattctgcagctcctgggggttgcacccccagaccccccttgaacttctaattgctagctataactaaatgaaccatacagcaagtttcatgctgtgtcccctgtatgtcaggtctgcaatagtatagaaagtctgaagaacaacagatagacctgagcatatttatatagctagctagcagtgaaatatcactaatattgcatatctgagtgtctaattttcaaaaatttcctgtgggggcatgcccccagaccccctagaatgctcgtgcttcgcacactgtgcaacagctcctctctcattggcatgtatacagtagcaatttcaacattatagtcaatggcctgaccaactcaattttccctcctccggccctgtatACGGCACCTGGTCTATATATCTAACCCATGCCCTACCCCTAACCCATACCCtacccaatggcggatccaggatggggcatttggggcaaatgcccccccccccccccccccccactccttcaagatcgagatactctaatagagcagtcgattactctaataaagcagtcacaatgttcatgaggcagtgtagcttacctatgaagttataaataggattttattttacataacagacatgatatatttggtaaaagataactagctattattgttgtgaccttttttttttttttttggtcttcaactgtttttcagcaaggtgccccccctctttccaaactctggatccacccctgctacCCCTAACCCTAAATCCTAGGGGCGCTGTTCCTAATTCTAATCCTACTAGCGCTTTTCCTAATCCTATGAGCGCTTCTCCTAATATTAATagctcctcaacccacaacaaaccatattttgactggctgtcctgctgctctagatcaaggaaggtatacctggagacatgattcagttttacaggtccttgttcatgggctccaacagcatttacctgaaacattcaaactttacgctgaccttccaggttatctagctagttccagcccccctagtaccatcccaaccaatctttcctccaccctcagcaggcctgacttggtattggtttctaatgattccatttgtttgttcgaattgacagtaccaactaatacccagcaacatcttcttgctgctagagctagaaaggaagatcgatatagctccttgcaatatgatctccagctttctgggttaactgtcaatcttgttcccattgaaattggttgtttaggccactttttgtcagaaacaattgctcaaatggctactgcttgtgaagtgccaaagaaaaccgtaagatccttgtttgagcaggcagctcgcattgctgtgtcctgttcttacagaatttttaattctagagcctccccgggctgggatcttttagaccaccttaggtaaagtattacatatatgtagatatagatttttttttttttggcgtattgtaatttaatttacttttagttaatgtaagtcttgccagggctcctgtactgatccatcagcacatggtacccctgtgtctaggcccctgtatgcttgtaatgtatattttgtcttaatcattaagacgtttattctctttATTCTCTCCACTCCAAATAAGACTGTAGTTTCCTGTACTGAGGTTTTTGTTTTTCGGTGTGGGCgggaggcttattatcattattcattattaaagattcgactgctctattagagtgtctcgatcttgagaggatttcaaggtcatgaaaatggcttttttgcaagctagcaaccattagactacaacaagtttgatactgaaatttgattggctgaaaacgtggtctctaaatctcgtagagccacggtcatgtccaatagagaccacgctctga
The nucleotide sequence above comes from Dysidea avara chromosome 3, odDysAvar1.4, whole genome shotgun sequence. Encoded proteins:
- the LOC136248791 gene encoding serine/threonine-protein kinase tousled-like 2 isoform X3, which translates into the protein MTLHCIIHTYSLVNMRRGGHYYDVAMDTVDVTTPMLLVAAVDEIDGLDPQKREMLEARITGRGGGQLFLPTNDSNQSNASFSDKDEPTINSSQGKQHKRKHSDSDSPVRRAKSPRNSQSNSHGNKKISEYFSKFSYSPRSNTGSHTNSKWSTVDGSCQTELSGSQIEEFQSSWVGPERVNNLNLTIGELKLQLTRTKELLKQTQTQLEKCQTVNTKLLMEKSVREKREARQLGVENTLRLGHFTTQLKGAQFAESWQDGSAFAELLRKQEEVTSQREELEKERKFLMKRKPGATGSARSPQAPLTHEEYQEREEVLKLRAGALKKKDVELSMEMEKLERERNLHIRELKRIQAEDKSRFNDNIKLHERYLLLDLIGKGGFSEVYQAFDIKEQRYVACKIHQLSTEWKEDKKANYIKHALREYNIHKKLDHPRIVKLFDVFEIDANSFCTVLEYVKGHDLDFLLKQQKIFPEKEAKAIVMQTLSALRYLNEIKPPIIHYDLKPGNILLGSGIYSYDVKITDFGLSKVVEHESPEMELTSQGAGTYWYLPPECFVVGSEPPMISSKVDVWSVGIIFYQCLYGKKPFGHNMSQASILQQNTILRATEVDFPPKPTVSLEAKQFIRRCLVYRKEDRVDVLTLCDDPYIKPRKATNDKTT
- the LOC136248791 gene encoding serine/threonine-protein kinase tousled-like 2 isoform X1: MTLHCIIHTYSLVNMRRGGHYYDVAMDTVDVTTPMLLVAAVDEIDGLDPQKREMLEARITGRGGGQLFLPTNDSNQSNASFSDKDEPTINSSQGKQHKRKHSDSDSPVRRAKSPRNSQSNSHGNKKISEYFSKFSYSPRSNTGSHTNSKWSTVDGSCQTELSGSQIEEFQSSWVGPERVNNLNLTIGELKLQLTRTKELLKQTQTQLEKCQTVNTKLLMEKSVREKREARQLGVENTLRLGHFTTQLKGAQFAESWQDGSAFAELLRKQEEVTSQREELEKERKFLMKRKPGATGGKSVRHNVPHDLDITGSARSPQAPLTHEEYQEREEVLKLRAGALKKKDVELSMEMEKLERERNLHIRELKRIQAEDKSRFNDNIKLHERYLLLDLIGKGGFSEVYQAFDIKEQRYVACKIHQLSTEWKEDKKANYIKHALREYNIHKKLDHPRIVKLFDVFEIDANSFCTVLEYVKGHDLDFLLKQQKIFPEKEAKAIVMQTLSALRYLNEIKPPIIHYDLKPGNILLGSGIYSYDVKITDFGLSKVVEHESPEMELTSQGAGTYWYLPPECFVVGSEPPMISSKVDVWSVGIIFYQCLYGKKPFGHNMSQASILQQNTILRATEVDFPPKPTVSLEAKQFIRRCLVYRKEDRVDVLTLCDDPYIKPRKATNDKTT
- the LOC136248791 gene encoding serine/threonine-protein kinase tousled-like 2 isoform X2, giving the protein MADEDAASTGRVFKDWMSTGNSNSLSEIDGLDPQKREMLEARITGRGGGQLFLPTNDSNQSNASFSDKDEPTINSSQGKQHKRKHSDSDSPVRRAKSPRNSQSNSHGNKKISEYFSKFSYSPRSNTGSHTNSKWSTVDGSCQTELSGSQIEEFQSSWVGPERVNNLNLTIGELKLQLTRTKELLKQTQTQLEKCQTVNTKLLMEKSVREKREARQLGVENTLRLGHFTTQLKGAQFAESWQDGSAFAELLRKQEEVTSQREELEKERKFLMKRKPGATGGKSVRHNVPHDLDITGSARSPQAPLTHEEYQEREEVLKLRAGALKKKDVELSMEMEKLERERNLHIRELKRIQAEDKSRFNDNIKLHERYLLLDLIGKGGFSEVYQAFDIKEQRYVACKIHQLSTEWKEDKKANYIKHALREYNIHKKLDHPRIVKLFDVFEIDANSFCTVLEYVKGHDLDFLLKQQKIFPEKEAKAIVMQTLSALRYLNEIKPPIIHYDLKPGNILLGSGIYSYDVKITDFGLSKVVEHESPEMELTSQGAGTYWYLPPECFVVGSEPPMISSKVDVWSVGIIFYQCLYGKKPFGHNMSQASILQQNTILRATEVDFPPKPTVSLEAKQFIRRCLVYRKEDRVDVLTLCDDPYIKPRKATNDKTT
- the LOC136248801 gene encoding autophagy-related protein 101-like translates to MNTRSHQLEMTVEPSQINDVTKAIFHTILFHRSTGKFTYQHGNTFSVGSIGMEDVDCSTVDFTYIRCASRGLEQWVERHVVAFAQSLSGAELPVSGQITLEFYERRKARWIIFADNLNWEVWRLKLNVVHIKTDAEWQQHQRRLAEELAEKVQYICWTVNRPDYLPKNPIQEDLTNVFNTHFTDVQPYLHNISHELTTETMGNTVRKLIRNTFAY